The proteins below are encoded in one region of Mycobacterium shinjukuense:
- the thrS gene encoding threonine--tRNA ligase, protein MSAPARPAPGADGGDPRHPAAPGLPSPQAPIRVPAGTTAAAAVAAAGLPRRGAPDAVVVVRDADGTLRDLSWVPDVDVEVTPVAANTDDGRSVIRHSTAHVLAQAVQELFPHAKLGIGPPITDGFYYDFDVPEPFTPEDLATLERRMRQIVKDGQLFCRRVYESTEQARAELANEPYKLELVDDKSGDAEIMEVGGDELTAYDNLDPRTRERLWGDLCRGPHIPTTKHIPAFKLTRSSAAYWRGDQNNASLQRIYGTAWESQEALDRHLALIAEAQRRDHRKLGVELDLFSFPDEIGSGLAVFHPKGGVVRRELEDYSRRKHTEAGYEFVNTPHITKAQLFHTSGHLDWYADGMFPPMHIDAEHNPDGSVRKPGQDYYLKPMNCPMHCLIFRARGRSYRELPLRLFEFGTVYRYEKSGVVHGLTRVRGLTMDDAHIFCARDQMRDELRSLLRFVLDLLGDYGLTDFYLELSTKDPDKSVGSDEAWEEATNVLAEVGADSGLELVPDPGGAAFYGPKISVQVKDALGRTWQMSTIQLDFNFPERFELEYTAADGTRQRPVMIHRALFGSIERFFGILTEHYAGAFPAWLAPVQVVGIPVADEHVSYLEDVAAQLKSHGVRAEVDASDDRMAKKIVHHTNHKVPFMLLAGDRDVAAGAVSFRFGDRSQINGVARDNAVAAIVSWITDRENAAPTAELLKVAGGE, encoded by the coding sequence ATGAGCGCCCCCGCACGCCCCGCCCCAGGAGCCGACGGCGGCGACCCGCGGCACCCGGCTGCACCGGGTTTGCCATCGCCGCAAGCCCCGATCCGGGTTCCCGCCGGGACCACCGCGGCGGCCGCGGTCGCCGCGGCGGGGTTGCCCAGGCGCGGCGCGCCCGACGCGGTCGTGGTGGTGCGCGACGCCGACGGCACGCTGCGCGACCTGAGCTGGGTGCCTGACGTCGACGTCGAGGTCACCCCGGTGGCCGCCAACACCGACGACGGTCGCAGCGTCATCCGGCATTCCACCGCGCACGTCTTGGCGCAAGCCGTCCAGGAGCTGTTCCCGCACGCCAAGCTGGGCATCGGGCCACCCATCACCGACGGCTTCTATTACGACTTCGACGTGCCCGAGCCGTTCACCCCCGAAGACCTGGCGACGCTGGAAAGGCGGATGCGCCAGATCGTCAAGGACGGACAACTGTTCTGCCGGCGGGTCTACGAATCCACGGAGCAGGCCCGCGCGGAGCTGGCCAACGAGCCCTACAAGTTGGAGCTGGTCGACGACAAGTCCGGGGATGCCGAAATCATGGAGGTCGGCGGCGACGAGCTCACCGCCTATGACAACCTCGATCCGCGCACCCGCGAGCGCCTCTGGGGCGACCTGTGCCGCGGCCCGCACATCCCGACCACCAAGCACATCCCGGCGTTCAAGCTCACCCGCAGCTCGGCGGCCTATTGGCGGGGCGACCAGAACAACGCCAGCCTGCAGCGCATCTACGGCACCGCATGGGAATCGCAGGAGGCGCTCGACCGTCACCTGGCGCTGATCGCCGAGGCCCAACGTCGCGACCACCGCAAGCTGGGCGTCGAGCTGGACCTGTTCAGCTTTCCCGACGAAATCGGTTCCGGTCTGGCGGTTTTCCACCCCAAGGGCGGCGTCGTGCGGCGCGAGCTGGAGGACTACTCGCGGCGCAAGCACACCGAAGCCGGGTACGAGTTCGTCAACACCCCGCACATCACCAAGGCGCAGCTGTTCCACACCTCGGGCCACCTGGACTGGTACGCCGACGGCATGTTCCCGCCGATGCACATCGACGCCGAGCACAACCCCGACGGCTCGGTGCGCAAACCCGGCCAGGACTACTACCTCAAGCCGATGAACTGCCCGATGCACTGCCTGATCTTCCGGGCCCGCGGGCGGTCGTATCGGGAACTGCCGTTGCGGCTCTTCGAGTTCGGCACCGTGTACCGCTACGAGAAGTCCGGGGTGGTGCACGGCCTGACCCGGGTCCGCGGGCTGACGATGGACGACGCGCACATCTTCTGCGCCCGCGACCAGATGCGCGACGAGTTGCGTTCGCTGCTGCGGTTCGTGCTCGACCTGCTCGGTGACTACGGCCTGACCGACTTCTACCTCGAACTGTCCACCAAGGACCCGGACAAGTCCGTCGGCTCCGACGAGGCCTGGGAGGAAGCCACCAACGTGCTGGCCGAGGTGGGTGCCGACTCCGGCCTGGAGCTGGTGCCCGACCCCGGCGGTGCGGCGTTCTACGGGCCCAAGATCTCGGTGCAGGTCAAGGACGCGCTGGGCCGCACCTGGCAGATGTCGACCATCCAGCTGGACTTCAACTTCCCGGAACGTTTTGAGCTGGAATACACCGCCGCCGACGGGACCCGCCAACGTCCGGTGATGATCCACCGCGCGCTGTTCGGGTCGATCGAGCGGTTCTTCGGCATCCTCACCGAGCACTACGCGGGGGCGTTCCCGGCGTGGCTGGCACCCGTCCAGGTGGTCGGCATCCCGGTCGCCGACGAGCACGTTTCCTATCTGGAAGATGTTGCCGCGCAACTGAAGTCGCACGGGGTGCGGGCGGAGGTGGACGCCAGCGACGACCGGATGGCCAAGAAGATCGTGCACCACACCAACCACAAGGTGCCGTTCATGCTGCTGGCCGGCGACCGCGACGTCGCGGCCGGAGCGGTCAGCTTCCGGTTCGGTGACCGCTCGCAAATCAACGGCGTGGCCCGCGACAACGCGGTGGCCGCTATCGTCTCCTGGATCACCGACCGTGAAAACGCCGCGCCGACAGCCGAACTGCTGAAAGTGGCCGGCGGTGAGTGA
- a CDS encoding phosphatidylinositol mannoside acyltransferase, translating to MAVRAMPEFAARNAFDAGARYAARNGGPEQLRKNLARVIGVPPDDVPDSLMLASLRSYGRYWREAFRLPTMDHRAIARRLDHVIQGLDHVDAGLAAGRGVVLALPHSGNWDMAGVWLVQRHGTFTTVAERLKPESLYRRFIDYRQGLGFEVLPLSGGAKPPFEVLCERLRRNRVVCLLAERDLTRTGVEVEFFGEPTRMPSGPAKLAIETGAALLPVHCWFEDDGWGFSAHQALDCTGADVGAITQALADQFARNIAAHPADWHMLQPLWLADQAAARRRCGPERPEEEPGDQAAARRRCGPERPEEEPGDQAAARRRCGPG from the coding sequence ATGGCCGTGCGGGCGATGCCGGAATTCGCCGCGCGCAACGCGTTCGACGCTGGTGCGCGGTATGCTGCCCGCAACGGCGGACCGGAGCAGCTGCGCAAGAACCTGGCCCGCGTCATCGGTGTGCCGCCGGACGACGTGCCGGACTCGCTGATGCTCGCCTCGCTGCGGTCCTACGGCCGGTATTGGCGGGAGGCGTTTCGGTTGCCGACGATGGACCACCGCGCCATCGCCCGTCGGCTCGACCATGTGATCCAGGGGCTGGACCACGTGGATGCGGGGCTGGCCGCCGGCCGGGGCGTGGTGCTGGCATTGCCGCACAGCGGCAACTGGGACATGGCCGGGGTGTGGCTGGTGCAGCGGCACGGCACGTTCACCACCGTCGCGGAACGGCTCAAGCCCGAATCGCTGTACCGGCGTTTCATCGACTATCGCCAGGGCCTCGGCTTTGAGGTGCTGCCGCTGTCCGGCGGTGCGAAACCACCCTTTGAGGTGCTCTGTGAGCGGCTGCGACGCAACCGGGTGGTGTGTCTGCTGGCCGAGCGGGACCTCACCCGCACCGGTGTCGAGGTCGAATTCTTCGGCGAACCCACCCGGATGCCGTCGGGGCCGGCCAAGCTGGCGATCGAGACCGGGGCGGCACTGCTGCCGGTGCACTGCTGGTTCGAGGACGACGGCTGGGGGTTTTCGGCGCATCAGGCGCTGGACTGCACCGGCGCGGACGTCGGCGCCATCACCCAGGCCCTGGCCGACCAGTTCGCCCGCAACATCGCCGCCCATCCCGCGGACTGGCACATGCTGCAGCCCCTGTGGCTGGCCGATCAGGCCGCTGCCCGGCGACGATGCGGGCCGGAGCGGCCTGAGGAGGAGCCGGGCGATCAGGCCGCTGCCCGGCGACGATGCGGGCCGGAACGGCCTGAGGAGGAGCCGGGCGATCAGGCCGCTGCCCGGCGACGATGCGGGCCGGGTTGA
- the pgsA gene encoding phosphatidylinositol phosphate synthase translates to MSKLPFLSRAAFARIIDPVARGLLRAGLTPDSVTILGTVASVAGALVLFPIGKLFAGACVVWFFVLFDMLDGAMARQRGGGTRFGAVLDAACDRISDGAVFCGLLWWIAFHLRDQLLVIATLICLVTSQVISYIKARAEASGLRGDGGFIERPERLIIVLTGAGVSDFPFVAWPPALPVAMWVLAVASLITCAQRLYTVRTSPGATDRIAPMPGPGGKGER, encoded by the coding sequence ATGAGCAAGTTGCCCTTCCTGTCCCGGGCGGCGTTCGCCCGCATCATCGACCCGGTCGCGCGAGGGTTGCTGCGGGCCGGCCTCACCCCGGACAGCGTCACCATCCTGGGCACCGTCGCCTCGGTGGCGGGGGCGCTGGTGCTGTTCCCGATCGGCAAACTGTTTGCCGGGGCGTGTGTGGTCTGGTTCTTTGTGCTCTTCGACATGCTCGACGGGGCGATGGCACGCCAACGCGGCGGGGGCACCCGCTTTGGCGCGGTGCTGGACGCCGCCTGCGACCGCATCAGCGACGGCGCGGTGTTCTGCGGGCTGCTGTGGTGGATAGCGTTTCACCTGCGCGACCAACTGCTGGTGATCGCGACCTTGATCTGCCTGGTCACCTCCCAGGTGATCTCCTACATCAAGGCCCGGGCGGAGGCCAGCGGGTTGCGCGGCGACGGCGGATTCATCGAACGGCCGGAACGGTTGATCATCGTGCTGACCGGGGCGGGCGTGTCGGACTTTCCGTTCGTCGCCTGGCCGCCGGCGCTGCCCGTGGCGATGTGGGTGCTGGCGGTGGCCAGCCTGATCACTTGCGCCCAGCGGTTGTACACGGTGCGCACCTCGCCGGGTGCCACCGATCGCATTGCGCCCATGCCCGGGCCCGGCGGAAAGGGTGAGCGGTGA
- a CDS encoding HIT family protein has protein sequence MSDQDKAAGPDQRADDTILDRGVGQDDQLQRLWTPYRMNYLAEAPVKRDNGNPEQPFTDIPQLSDEEGLVVARGNLVYAVLNLYPYNPGHLMVVPYRRVSELEDLTEAESAELMAFTQKAIRVIKNVSRPHGFNVGLNLGTSAGGSLAEHLHVHVVPRWGGDANFITIIGGSKVIPQLLRDTRRLLAAEWARQP, from the coding sequence GTGAGTGACCAGGACAAGGCCGCGGGGCCCGACCAGCGCGCCGACGACACCATCCTCGACCGAGGGGTCGGCCAGGACGACCAGCTGCAGCGGCTGTGGACGCCGTATCGGATGAACTACCTGGCCGAAGCGCCGGTGAAACGCGACAACGGCAACCCCGAGCAGCCGTTCACCGACATCCCGCAACTGTCCGACGAAGAGGGCCTGGTGGTCGCCCGCGGCAACCTGGTCTATGCCGTGCTCAACCTCTACCCGTACAACCCCGGGCACCTGATGGTGGTGCCCTATCGGCGGGTATCGGAGCTGGAGGACCTGACCGAGGCGGAGAGCGCCGAACTGATGGCGTTCACCCAGAAGGCGATTCGCGTCATCAAAAACGTGTCGCGGCCACACGGCTTCAACGTCGGCCTGAATCTGGGGACCTCGGCCGGCGGGTCGCTGGCCGAGCATCTGCACGTGCATGTGGTGCCGCGGTGGGGTGGCGACGCCAACTTCATCACCATCATCGGCGGCTCCAAGGTGATTCCGCAGCTGCTGCGCGACACCCGCCGGCTGCTGGCCGCGGAATGGGCCAGGCAACCGTGA